In Legionella beliardensis, the following are encoded in one genomic region:
- a CDS encoding Hsp20/alpha crystallin family protein has translation MSNLKRDFPLLYRDFGSLWDNFLRGQQEDSSFVTTSTWAPSVDIKEEKHQFVVIADIPGVNKEDIHISLENNLLTIQGERHFDRTEEKNGYTRVERAQGQFYRRFSLPQTADDGKISAKYRQGVLEVIIPKKKAALEKKIDIKVEE, from the coding sequence ATGAGTAATTTAAAACGTGATTTTCCATTATTGTATAGAGATTTTGGTTCATTATGGGATAACTTCCTACGGGGCCAACAAGAAGATTCATCCTTTGTAACTACCAGTACCTGGGCGCCATCTGTTGATATAAAAGAAGAAAAGCATCAGTTTGTAGTCATTGCAGATATACCTGGTGTTAATAAAGAAGATATTCATATTTCACTTGAAAATAATTTATTAACTATTCAAGGGGAAAGGCATTTTGACAGAACGGAAGAAAAGAATGGCTATACCCGTGTAGAACGCGCACAAGGGCAATTCTATCGCCGATTTAGCCTACCTCAAACTGCGGATGATGGTAAAATAAGTGCTAAATATAGACAAGGTGTGCTTGAAGTTATAATTCCCAAAAAGAAAGCAGCCCTTGAAAAGAAAATTGATATTAAAGTTGAAGAGTAA
- a CDS encoding ABC transporter permease → MNLLSHCQQAFINLNAAKLRSFLAVLGILVGTAAVVALISCGQLATEKALAQFKALGTDLLAVSLFQQEQKQASQSGGSEVSLAVWRKMPDRIAAIKAIAPYATAYQTISFQGFPLKGAIVGADDALARIIHIDMAQGHFVSFVESFEHYCVIGSGLAQQLQQITLDNPIGKQLRIGQAMYTIIGIAKPWQESGFFNEDINQSVIIPIAGMALISKDSKINNAIMLLKPTSPIDDVIAELKHYISTYAPKLTVFPRSAKQIIASMESQGRIFTLLLAVIGSISLLVGGIGVMNVMLVSVSERKKEIGIRKAVGARNREIQALFLVESVILSLLGGILGVILGLLFTAGVAYFSGWAFMIYLLPPIAGFAVSVATGIFFGFYPAKRAAKLEPIVSLRSE, encoded by the coding sequence ATGAATTTATTAAGCCATTGTCAACAAGCCTTTATTAATTTAAATGCTGCGAAATTGCGATCATTTTTAGCTGTATTGGGTATCTTAGTTGGTACTGCTGCCGTCGTTGCTTTAATTAGTTGTGGTCAATTAGCCACAGAAAAAGCCTTGGCTCAATTTAAAGCGTTAGGAACTGATTTATTAGCTGTTTCTTTGTTTCAACAAGAGCAAAAACAAGCATCCCAAAGTGGCGGCAGTGAGGTGTCGCTTGCTGTGTGGCGGAAAATGCCTGACCGGATTGCAGCAATAAAAGCAATAGCACCTTATGCGACAGCTTATCAAACCATTAGCTTTCAAGGATTTCCTCTAAAAGGTGCAATTGTTGGTGCTGATGATGCCTTGGCACGTATTATCCATATTGATATGGCGCAAGGTCATTTTGTTTCTTTTGTTGAATCCTTTGAGCACTATTGCGTTATTGGCAGCGGGCTTGCACAGCAATTGCAGCAAATTACGTTGGATAATCCTATTGGTAAGCAGTTACGTATCGGGCAAGCCATGTATACCATCATTGGTATTGCAAAGCCTTGGCAAGAGAGTGGTTTTTTTAATGAGGATATTAATCAATCGGTGATTATCCCTATTGCTGGAATGGCATTAATCAGTAAAGATAGCAAAATCAATAATGCAATTATGCTTTTAAAGCCAACAAGCCCCATTGATGATGTAATTGCTGAACTTAAGCATTATATTAGTACTTACGCCCCTAAGCTTACAGTTTTCCCACGCAGTGCGAAGCAAATTATTGCCAGTATGGAAAGCCAGGGGCGGATTTTTACGCTACTTTTAGCGGTAATTGGTAGTATTTCTTTGCTAGTAGGTGGCATTGGTGTGATGAATGTCATGTTAGTTTCTGTGAGTGAACGTAAAAAGGAAATTGGTATTCGCAAAGCAGTCGGCGCTCGTAATCGAGAAATTCAAGCCTTATTTCTAGTAGAGTCGGTTATTTTATCGCTGCTAGGTGGCATTTTAGGTGTTATTTTAGGTTTGTTATTTACAGCCGGTGTTGCCTATTTTAGTGGCTGGGCATTTATGATTTATTTGCTACCCCCTATCGCAGGATTTGCTGTATCTGTTGCCACAGGGATCTTCTTTGGCTTTTACCCCGCAAAGCGAGCAGCTAAGCTTGAGCCCATCGTGTCATTGCGCAGCGAATAG
- a CDS encoding ABC transporter permease has translation MLNFPLILRAFRRDWQNGELTLLALALIVAVTCISALNNFSFLVNSLLNQQATQMLGADVIVTSNAPIPTNWEDKAKALTLSQGKTISFLSMVTASNDNLQLAQISAIATPYPLKGYTKIASHTSSSPTSVNQAPALGQVWVEARLLPLLAVNVGDPITIGAASFIINGLIIEEPGQTGDWFNISPRILMNQADLAKTQVIQPGSRVSYQWLLVGPDRQLEQLKKSLTPPLTEQQRWVDRTTNPALVKAIERTITYLNLGTLMSLTLAGIAISMATHRYSQRHQQHVAILRCFGASERDILIVYLGNILLLGCLASLIGVLLGYLFQPFLVYWLRGLLPHFNNVFNFKPALLSFITGVLVLVAFTLTHLLTLRQITAITLFKQQQNLNSNNLLSYTLSFLLLLGLAYLYTHSWQLISVVFIGLIYFVILALGMLMLSILVINLIKYKISFIWRFGFTHIERNLTNSLLQLIGIGLALAAFLTLNLFKMNLVEHWQEQLPADAPNFFVINIQPSQTSELINFLHKNQVKKPTLYPIVRGRLTTINSLSATKKLGDKAKEINALQRELNFSWSTQLPEENKIIAGSWLTPKPTWISIEDGLARQLGVTIGDELGFRIGEQIITAPITSIRQVNWTNFKPNFFILFNPTLLANLPQTYLTSFYLPETEQNKLLDLARQFPNITIIDIARTIKKVQDILSNVSKAITLITLFSLLIGIIIAILSMLSFDDIKQKETYVLKLLGMQKKSLFWIRSSESFIIGFYAGLLAIILALFINYYLNTVILGLTFHIPWLLVIIVPVITTLASILINYKIMKTQYAK, from the coding sequence ATGCTAAATTTTCCTTTAATCTTACGCGCTTTTAGGCGTGACTGGCAAAACGGAGAGTTAACGTTATTAGCACTGGCATTGATTGTGGCCGTTACCTGTATTAGTGCCTTAAATAATTTTTCTTTTTTGGTAAATAGCTTATTAAATCAACAAGCCACACAGATGTTGGGCGCTGATGTCATTGTTACCAGTAACGCGCCTATTCCCACAAACTGGGAAGATAAAGCAAAAGCGCTTACTTTATCTCAAGGAAAAACAATTTCCTTTCTTAGTATGGTGACAGCTTCTAATGATAACTTACAGCTCGCCCAAATAAGTGCTATTGCCACCCCATACCCTTTAAAAGGTTATACAAAAATTGCCTCACATACTTCTAGCTCGCCTACATCAGTCAATCAAGCGCCCGCTTTAGGGCAAGTTTGGGTTGAAGCAAGGCTATTACCACTTCTAGCAGTTAACGTTGGCGATCCAATTACGATTGGCGCTGCATCATTTATAATCAATGGCCTCATCATTGAAGAACCAGGACAAACTGGCGATTGGTTTAATATCTCACCCCGCATTCTCATGAATCAAGCTGATCTTGCTAAAACACAGGTCATACAACCTGGTAGCCGGGTGAGTTATCAATGGTTATTAGTAGGGCCAGATAGACAATTAGAACAGTTAAAAAAATCATTAACCCCGCCCCTTACTGAACAGCAACGGTGGGTAGATAGAACAACGAATCCTGCCCTTGTTAAAGCGATTGAACGTACCATTACTTATTTAAACTTAGGTACCCTCATGAGTTTAACGTTAGCAGGAATTGCTATTAGCATGGCGACTCACCGCTACAGCCAAAGACACCAACAGCATGTAGCAATTTTGCGGTGTTTTGGCGCATCAGAACGAGACATTCTGATTGTCTATTTAGGTAATATTTTGCTACTAGGCTGTTTGGCCTCTTTAATTGGCGTATTGCTTGGCTATCTTTTTCAGCCTTTTCTTGTTTATTGGTTAAGAGGATTATTACCTCACTTTAATAATGTATTTAATTTTAAACCAGCGCTTTTAAGCTTTATTACCGGCGTCTTGGTGCTAGTCGCCTTTACTCTCACTCATCTTTTAACCTTGCGGCAAATTACAGCCATTACTCTCTTTAAACAACAACAGAATTTAAATAGCAACAATCTTTTAAGCTATACCCTGTCTTTTTTATTATTATTAGGGCTCGCTTACTTATATACGCACTCTTGGCAGCTCATTTCTGTTGTCTTTATTGGATTAATTTATTTTGTAATACTTGCTTTAGGAATGCTCATGCTGAGTATTCTTGTAATTAACCTTATTAAATATAAAATTTCTTTTATCTGGCGCTTTGGCTTTACTCACATTGAGCGTAACTTAACAAATAGCTTACTGCAATTAATAGGAATAGGTTTAGCATTAGCCGCATTTTTAACTTTAAATTTGTTTAAAATGAATTTAGTTGAGCATTGGCAAGAGCAATTGCCTGCAGATGCACCTAATTTCTTTGTCATTAATATTCAACCTTCGCAAACAAGCGAGCTCATTAATTTCTTACATAAGAATCAGGTAAAAAAACCAACGTTATATCCAATAGTAAGAGGTCGTTTAACTACTATAAACAGCTTATCTGCTACTAAGAAATTAGGCGATAAAGCGAAAGAAATTAATGCGCTGCAACGGGAATTAAATTTTTCTTGGTCAACACAGTTACCCGAAGAAAATAAAATAATAGCAGGCAGCTGGCTTACTCCTAAACCAACATGGATTTCTATCGAAGACGGGCTTGCCAGGCAGCTAGGGGTGACCATTGGTGATGAATTAGGTTTCCGTATCGGTGAGCAAATTATTACGGCGCCCATTACAAGTATTCGCCAGGTCAATTGGACAAATTTCAAACCTAATTTTTTTATTTTATTTAACCCCACGCTATTAGCTAATTTACCCCAAACTTATCTAACTAGCTTTTATCTGCCCGAAACTGAGCAAAATAAATTACTAGACTTAGCAAGACAATTTCCTAATATCACTATTATTGACATTGCACGCACGATAAAAAAAGTGCAAGACATTCTAAGCAATGTCAGTAAAGCAATTACGCTTATTACCCTGTTTAGTTTACTAATAGGAATTATTATTGCTATTTTATCCATGCTGTCATTTGATGATATCAAGCAGAAAGAAACGTATGTACTCAAGCTATTAGGCATGCAGAAAAAATCACTCTTTTGGATTAGAAGCAGTGAGTCTTTTATTATTGGTTTTTATGCAGGATTACTTGCTATTATTTTAGCTTTATTTATTAATTATTACCTTAATACCGTAATTCTTGGTTTAACTTTTCATATACCCTGGTTATTGGTTATTATCGTCCCCGTAATTACTACGTTAGCAAGTATTTTAATTAATTATAAAATTATGAAAACCCAATATGCAAAGTAG
- a CDS encoding DegV family protein, translating into MALLQLDVGLFYSAIINACHCVIEQRDALNAINVFPVADGDTGNNMAATAQAIINHAALKSTLTETCQSLANAGILGARGNSGMIFSQFFNGFLEISLPETFNTIDFAKLIKTACESVRAAIINPVEGTIITVMDAWANSLAEKAPQITCFNLLLSSTTDAVDIALTSTMNTLKLLKESQVVDAGALGFSFFIKGFREFLEHPTQERINSEFIFEQDAHEFPSHTTLPTTRYCTEALLSNDALNKLSVTNALQPLGNSMVITANQNLCRVHIHSNRPPDVFTTLFNIGKIQYSKVDDMLRQYQVIHEKKHSIALVTDSSINIPQQLFDEHQAHLIPFNVELDGHHLLDKYCFDNHRIFTILDSLKTYPTTSSPTLALINEKISFLAKHYDHVLIISVAQALSGTYNAMLNAAKHYSNVHVIDSCHVSGSQGLLLNYAAQLINKNYSILEIKEALLEKIAKTYLFIMVNHFDYLIRSGRVSRLKGKLAQYTGLKPIISLDRKGQLIVVDKAFNEVKALSKLVTNVSALINDAGLDNYCIIHAGVPQKAQEFALMTTEAFKKEPLFIEPVSIAIGLHAGKGCMAIAATLN; encoded by the coding sequence ATGGCATTACTGCAACTTGATGTCGGATTATTTTATTCTGCTATCATCAATGCCTGCCATTGTGTTATTGAACAACGTGACGCATTAAATGCGATTAATGTATTTCCAGTTGCAGACGGTGATACGGGTAACAACATGGCAGCCACAGCACAAGCCATCATTAATCATGCAGCACTTAAATCTACGCTTACTGAAACATGTCAATCTTTAGCTAATGCTGGAATTCTAGGCGCTCGTGGTAATTCAGGCATGATTTTTTCACAGTTTTTTAATGGCTTTTTAGAAATATCTCTGCCGGAAACCTTCAATACCATTGATTTTGCCAAGCTCATTAAAACAGCCTGTGAAAGTGTACGAGCAGCAATTATTAATCCTGTTGAGGGGACTATAATAACGGTCATGGATGCTTGGGCTAATAGCTTGGCAGAAAAAGCACCTCAAATTACTTGTTTTAATTTACTTTTATCCAGCACGACTGATGCTGTCGATATAGCGCTCACATCCACCATGAATACCCTTAAGTTACTTAAAGAGTCTCAGGTAGTAGATGCTGGCGCTTTAGGTTTTAGTTTTTTTATTAAAGGGTTTCGTGAATTTTTAGAGCACCCAACTCAAGAAAGAATTAATTCTGAATTTATTTTTGAGCAAGATGCTCACGAATTTCCCAGTCATACTACCTTGCCCACAACCCGCTATTGTACAGAAGCTTTATTATCTAACGATGCGCTTAACAAATTAAGTGTAACTAACGCGCTACAACCGCTAGGCAATAGCATGGTTATTACTGCAAACCAAAACTTATGTCGGGTTCATATTCATAGCAATAGGCCACCTGATGTTTTTACAACGTTGTTTAATATAGGCAAAATACAATACTCTAAAGTCGATGATATGTTGCGCCAATACCAAGTCATTCATGAAAAAAAACACTCAATTGCTTTGGTCACTGATTCGAGTATTAACATTCCGCAACAGTTATTTGATGAGCACCAGGCTCACTTAATCCCTTTTAATGTTGAATTAGATGGTCATCATTTATTAGATAAATATTGCTTTGATAATCATCGTATCTTCACTATCTTAGATTCGCTAAAAACATATCCTACTACGTCCTCACCGACACTTGCTTTAATTAATGAAAAAATTAGTTTTCTAGCAAAGCACTATGACCATGTTCTAATTATCAGTGTTGCGCAGGCACTTAGTGGAACATATAACGCGATGTTAAATGCGGCAAAGCATTACTCCAATGTACACGTTATTGATTCATGCCATGTCTCAGGCAGCCAAGGCTTATTACTTAATTATGCAGCTCAGTTAATCAATAAAAATTACTCGATTTTAGAAATTAAAGAAGCCTTATTAGAAAAGATTGCTAAAACTTACCTGTTTATTATGGTTAATCACTTTGATTACTTAATTCGTTCAGGCCGAGTGAGTAGGCTTAAAGGAAAACTTGCACAGTACACGGGCTTAAAGCCTATTATTTCTTTAGATAGAAAAGGTCAATTAATTGTTGTCGATAAAGCGTTTAATGAGGTAAAAGCATTAAGCAAACTAGTCACCAATGTTAGTGCACTCATAAATGATGCCGGATTAGATAACTATTGTATTATTCATGCGGGTGTGCCCCAAAAAGCGCAAGAATTCGCCTTAATGACGACAGAAGCATTTAAAAAAGAACCTTTATTTATTGAACCTGTTTCTATAGCTATTGGTTTACACGCAGGTAAAGGATGCATGGCGATAGCAGCCACGCTTAACTAA